In a single window of the Neodiprion virginianus isolate iyNeoVirg1 chromosome 1, iyNeoVirg1.1, whole genome shotgun sequence genome:
- the LOC124310159 gene encoding uncharacterized protein LOC124310159: MQQPTSRLHNLMAKYRVKPSYELISSENGQGFNKFVMRIICPISRDGLTLTAEGCYGLSKKEAKCNAAEAFMEKYLNANYKTFARTQEYATCVINIDPVNRHLVLQNLCSLNNLGQPKYADMSVDSLHSTVFKVECKVFYLCAVGQGRSKDAARLEATTRMIKILMEAASICEIFESSESMISSHSNDIVCLSDNLRGPQLSVPICVFGKRKLSNVLTEVCAVDDASMKSGSKTSVDSNLGNKLYGLFKYRNKIREREQDSADAAASVEPTTFADKFQNKASIGKESGETCNYALDSTDDRINNSNLDPSCQTLTGLQVNTKVRRTLENVEKQLHNEIIDILKYSNLPGQRIVKMFNSEFKVFISRGTSALIYQGINDCTDTSTRIACLAKLLLDLKEYINEKK, from the exons atgcagcaGCCAACTTCTAGGCTGCATAATCTAATGGCCAAATATAGGGTAAAACCTAGCTATGAACTGATATCCAGTGAAAATGGTCAAGGCTTTAACAAATTTGTTATGCGAATCATTTGCCCAATTTCACGGGACGGTTTGACACTGACAGCCGAGGGTTGTTACGGCCTATCCAAAAAAGAAGCCAAATGCAATGCCGCTGAAGCTTTTATGGAAAAGTATTTGAATGCAAACTATAAAACATTCGCAAGAACACAGGAATATGCAACGTGCGTGATTAATATCGATCCAGTTAACAGACATCTCGTCCTACAg AATCTTTGCTCACTAAATAACTTGGGTCAGCCTAAATACGCAGACATGTCTGTGGACTCTCTGCATTCAACAGTTTTTAAGGTAGAGTGCAAAGTTTTTTATCTATGTGCTGTAGGTCAAGGTCGAAGTAAAGATGCAGCCAGGTTAGAGGCTACTACaaggatgataaaaattcttaTGGAGGCAGCGTCTATTTGTGAGATCTTTGAATCGTCAGAGTCGATGATATCGTCGCACAGCAATGACATCGTTTGTTTGAGCGATAATTTGCGAGGACCGCAGCTTTCGGTTCCCATTTGTGTATTTGGTAAACGAAAATTAAGTAACGTATTGACGGAAGTGTGTGCTGTCGACGATGCATCTATGAAGTCAGGTTCCAAAACCTCTGTTGATTCAAATTTGGGGAACAAACTTTACGGATTATTCAAATACaggaataaaataagagaacgTGAACAAGATTCTGCTGATGCAGCAGCAAGCGTTGAACCGACAACCTTTgcagataaatttcaaaataaagcTTCGATCGGTAAAGAGAGTGGTGAAACTTGCAACTATGCGTTGGATTCTACAGATGACagaattaataattcaaatttagaTCCATCATGCCAGACTTTAACTGGTCTACAGGTAAATACCAAAGTAAGACGGACCTTGGAAAATGTCGAGAAACAACTGCACAATGAGATCATAGATATTCTTAAGTATAGTAATTTGCCAGGGCAAAGAATCGTCAAGATGTTCAATAGCGAATTCAAGGTTTTTATTAGTCGCGGTACTAGTGCCCTAATATATCAGGGCATCAACGACTGTACCGATACAAGCACTAGAATCGCATGTCTGGCAAAACTTCTACTCGATTTGAAAGAGTACATCAATGAGAAgaagtga
- the LOC124303683 gene encoding glucose dehydrogenase [FAD, quinone]-like, producing METGVGISEDLNGDQLTGLSVVQTTSKDGVRRSSATAYLWPVRHRKNLQISLNSTCTRVIIENKIAVGVEYYQNGKFLTVRAAREVIVSAGTIASPQLLLLCGIGPKKHLDSVGVRVIQDLPGIGENFQDQIMYNLQYTLDEPDIYDNNWAAASEDLAFQTGPVSCNGLEQVVGAVASKAT from the exons ATGGAGACGGGTGTTGGAATCAGCGAAGACCTCAACGGAGATCAGCTTACCGGTTTAAGCGTCGTTCAAACCACGAGCAAAGATGGAGTCAGACGTAGCAGTGCCACGGCTTATTTATGGCCGGTCAGACACCGCAAGAATCTTCAGATATCCCTGAACTCCACCTGCACAAGAGTTATAATCGAGAATAAGATTGCAGTGGGTGTCGAGTACTATCAG AACGGCAAATTTCTGACGGTCCGTGCAGCCCGAGAAGTGATCGTTTCTGCAGGCACTATCGCCTCGCCTCAACTCCTGCTTCTTTGCGGTATCGGGCCCAAAAAACACCTTGATTCTGTGGGAGTGAGGGTAATCCAAGATCTACCCGGCATCGGCGAAAACTTTCAAGATCAAATTATGTACAATCTTCAGTACACTCTTGACGAGCCTGATATCTACGACAATAATTGGGCCGCTGCTTCCGAGGATCTGGCCTTTCAGACCGGTCCTGTTTCTTGCAACGGACTTGAGCAAGTTGTGGGTGCGGTAGCGTCGAAAGCGACGTAG
- the LOC124310305 gene encoding glucose dehydrogenase [FAD, quinone]-like, whose translation MASVSPHKKQGISVASNNPFDKPVIWSNVLSEPADVAGLIEAINITLKLANTDALKAHNFTLSTTPMDVCSDHPFLSTEYWVCALRQSVVPRAHTGGTCKMGPSSDPMAVLDPQLRVYGVGGLRVADASIMPMVTFANTAGPTMMIGERAAGFIKKHSMQNFQRGCLQ comes from the exons ATGGCCAGTGTATCACCACACAAGAAGCAGGG AATCAGTGTTGCTTCGAACAACCCCTTTGACAAGCCTGTAATTTGGAGCAATGTCTTGAGTGAGCCTGCCGACGTTGCTGGCCTCATAGAAGCCATAAATATTACCCTGAAACTGGCGAACACCGACGCTTTGAAAGCCCACAATTTCACCTTGTCCACCACACCTATGGATGTCTGCTCTGATCACCCTTTTCTTAGCACGGAATACTGGGTTTGTGCGTTACGACAAAGTGTAGTGCCCCGAGCTCACACGGGAGGAACCTGCAAAATGGGTCCTTCCTCGGATCCCATGGCAGTCCTTGATCCTCAGTTACGAGTCTATGGGGTCGGGGGACTCCGCGTTGCGGATGCTTCCATTATGCCCATG gtTACTTTTGCTAATACCGCGGGACCGACTATGATGATTGGAGAACGAGCTGCTGGTTTCATTAAAAAACATTCGATGCAGAATTTTCAACGTGGTTGCCTACAATGA